One stretch of Gouania willdenowi unplaced genomic scaffold, fGouWil2.1 scaffold_87_arrow_ctg1, whole genome shotgun sequence DNA includes these proteins:
- the LOC114460987 gene encoding transcription factor 7-like, with product MWASEQHVQPEDTFFDWPEDYDDGYGAQQINGQYIAQLLQDQTTFADDQDGAPTYEDLTTVDVLSIAEYCHPQNPCPTTINPIPNDVHMQVQQYIELQTFIPSAVSAMTYNGLPVFTAGMNPLPTFGGQNENDFVSIVQPEPPAVPAVPAPPVKAPVLKKVNKRKAQKVEEGLYIKKPPNAFMLFLKEHRKSAEEDLGVRTSAVVNKFLGERWKSLPAEDKDQYNTEAKRCALLHHEQNPGWTNKKNYAKKRRLIRRVGVSTC from the exons ATGTGGGCCTCAGAACAGCACGTTCAGCCG GAAGATACTTTTTTTGACTGGCCTGAGGATTATGATGATGGGTACGGGGCCCAACAAATAAATGGCCAGTACATTGCCCAACTGCTTCAGGACCAAACAACGTTCGCTGACGACCAGGACGGGGCTCCAACCTATGAAGACCTGACAACCGTTGATGTCTTGTCTATCGCAGAGTACTGCCACCCACAAAATCCTTGCCCCACAACCATCAACCCCATTCCTAATGATGTGCACATGCAGGTCCAACAATATATTGAGCTCCAAACCTTCATCCCATCGGCTGTGTCTGCTATGACA TATAATGGACTTCCAGTGTTCACTGCAGGGATGAATCCACTTCCCACTTTTGGAGGACA GAATGAGAATGACTTTGTTTCAATCGTGCAACCAGAACCCCCAGCAGTCCCAGCAGTCCCAGCCCCCCCAGTGAAGGCTCCAgtcttaaa AAAGGTGAACAAGCGTAAGGCACAGAAGGTGGAAGAGGGGCTGTACATAAAAAAGCCCCCCAATGCCTTCATGCTGTTTCTCAAAGAGCACAGGAAGTCTGCGGAGGAAGATCTGGGCGTGAGGACGAGCGCTGTCGTCAACAAATTCCTCGGTGAACGG TGGAAGTCATTGCCAGCGGAGGACAAAGATCAGTATAATACTGAGGCCAAACGTTGTGCTTTGCTCCACCACGAGCAGAACCCCGGCTGGACCAACAAGAAGAACTAT GCAAAGAAAAGGAGACTAATTCggagagtgggcgtgtccacGTGTTAG